In Streptomyces sp. NBC_01707, a genomic segment contains:
- a CDS encoding RNA polymerase subunit sigma gives MDHADAVPIAELLNERRYLLDIAYWMLGSTGAAESVVDETYRRWYGLSGATRRQITTPRSWLAKTVGGICLDLLPDRGAAGRRRGVRGQGQDAEGPQEKLEEEVSRVLLNALDSLSPAERAAFVLKNAGMPPNAIADIVGRTEPECAELVDRARHHLRVQRSHPTTPEWHDALACAVRRACLTEDARLLVSLLCPDATAFFDGGGKVRALVRPVHGSRQVAHSLLTLLARHPRTTLTTQSVNGRTGLVARYDHQVAAVISLDIADHHVAQVWVVLNPDKLHSWNQPPTPGGPSSHPSPSPQG, from the coding sequence ATGGACCATGCTGACGCGGTTCCGATCGCGGAGTTGCTCAACGAGCGTCGGTATCTGCTGGATATCGCCTACTGGATGCTCGGCAGCACCGGTGCGGCAGAGAGCGTTGTCGATGAGACCTACCGCCGGTGGTACGGGCTGTCCGGCGCGACGCGTCGGCAGATCACGACGCCCCGGTCCTGGCTCGCGAAGACCGTGGGCGGGATTTGTCTGGACCTGTTGCCCGACCGGGGTGCGGCCGGACGGAGAAGGGGCGTCCGTGGGCAGGGGCAAGATGCTGAGGGGCCGCAGGAGAAGCTGGAGGAGGAGGTCAGCCGGGTTCTGCTGAATGCTCTGGATTCCCTGTCCCCTGCCGAACGGGCGGCATTCGTGCTGAAGAACGCCGGGATGCCCCCCAATGCAATCGCCGACATCGTGGGACGCACGGAGCCGGAGTGCGCCGAACTCGTCGACCGGGCGCGCCACCACCTGCGGGTGCAGCGCTCACATCCCACAACGCCGGAATGGCACGATGCCCTTGCCTGCGCCGTCCGCCGAGCCTGTCTGACGGAGGATGCCAGGCTGCTGGTCTCGCTTCTCTGTCCGGACGCCACCGCGTTCTTCGACGGCGGCGGCAAGGTCCGGGCACTGGTCAGACCCGTCCACGGCAGTCGGCAGGTCGCACACAGCCTGCTGACGCTGCTGGCCCGCCACCCGCGCACCACACTGACCACCCAGTCCGTCAACGGCCGCACCGGCCTCGTCGCCCGCTACGACCACCAGGTCGCCGCCGTCATCAGCCTCGACATCGCCGACCACCACGTCGCACAGGTGTGGGTCGTACTCAACCCCGACAAACTGCATTCCTGGAACCAGCCGCCCACCCCTGGCGGTCCGAGCTCGCACCCGAGTCCCTCACCGCAAGGATGA
- a CDS encoding N-acetylmuramoyl-L-alanine amidase encodes MHKRKPRWRLPLTITAGALAAASVTALPLLANASAPDGRTAGRQQAFEQAAAEYDVPLPVLLGVSYHESTWEAHPGEHSTSGGYGPMHLTDVTPEMMAGGDTGAAGRGDLKEMAADPSLHTLRTAAKLTGLPAGKLRDDEVANIRGGAALLASYAKATTGRTPVDPGQWYAAVARYGGSEQERAAKAFADRVFATVKKGVGETTRDGQQVRLDAVADVRPATSQLAGLRLKATAAAETECPPTLDCAFVPAGSANGQVSNRPANNIRIDSIVIHDTESSYESAINSFQTPGGGSAHYVIRSSDGAVTQMVPTKDLSFHAGNYSTNMHSIGIEHEGYAASGGTWYTQVQYETSAELVAYLADRFDIPLDRQHIIGHDNVPGPNSSLVSGMHWDPGPSWDWERFMRLLHAPVNGVHGVGPIGSAVTITPGFTRNQQTVQVCPADDPTGATPECVERRQPSNFVYLRTAPDRIAPLFGDQAIHTDGIGTNRVNDWGSTAQAGQQFVVAGRRGDWTAIWYSGDKVWFHNPHGRNTTPARGVTVVKVAGDSPAAVYGSSYPDKDEYPAGLSPSTQAPLSFYSVPAGQAYVATGEAAATDDYFPSSGSVVTGGKKMYTIQYNHRVGLVYESDVTATP; translated from the coding sequence GTGCATAAGCGCAAGCCGCGGTGGCGGCTGCCACTCACGATCACGGCAGGTGCGTTGGCAGCGGCGAGCGTCACAGCCCTTCCGCTGCTCGCCAACGCGTCCGCACCGGATGGGCGAACCGCCGGCCGCCAGCAGGCGTTCGAGCAGGCCGCAGCCGAGTACGACGTTCCCCTGCCGGTTCTTCTCGGTGTGTCCTACCACGAGTCGACGTGGGAAGCGCATCCCGGGGAACACAGCACCAGCGGCGGTTACGGGCCGATGCATCTGACGGACGTGACGCCCGAGATGATGGCCGGTGGCGATACCGGAGCGGCCGGCCGCGGTGATCTGAAGGAGATGGCCGCCGACCCTTCCCTGCACACTCTTCGGACGGCTGCGAAGCTGACCGGATTGCCTGCCGGGAAGCTTCGCGACGACGAGGTCGCCAACATCCGTGGCGGCGCTGCTCTGTTGGCCTCATACGCAAAGGCCACGACCGGGCGCACGCCGGTGGATCCGGGCCAGTGGTATGCAGCGGTGGCCCGCTACGGCGGCTCCGAGCAGGAGCGTGCGGCAAAGGCGTTCGCCGACCGCGTCTTTGCGACGGTCAAGAAGGGTGTCGGCGAAACAACCCGGGACGGGCAGCAGGTCCGGCTGGACGCCGTCGCGGATGTCCGGCCGGCTACGAGCCAGCTGGCCGGCCTGCGGCTGAAAGCGACGGCCGCTGCGGAGACCGAATGCCCGCCGACACTCGACTGCGCCTTCGTTCCCGCTGGGTCTGCCAACGGTCAGGTGTCCAACCGGCCCGCCAACAACATCCGGATCGATTCCATCGTCATTCATGACACCGAGTCGTCCTACGAATCGGCCATCAACAGTTTCCAGACGCCCGGCGGCGGTTCAGCGCACTACGTGATCCGGTCGTCCGACGGTGCCGTGACCCAAATGGTGCCCACCAAGGACCTTTCCTTCCACGCGGGCAACTACTCGACCAACATGCATTCGATCGGTATCGAGCACGAGGGCTACGCTGCGTCCGGAGGCACCTGGTACACCCAGGTCCAGTACGAGACCAGCGCGGAACTCGTCGCGTACCTGGCCGACCGCTTCGACATTCCGCTGGATCGGCAGCACATCATCGGGCACGACAACGTTCCTGGGCCGAATTCTTCGCTCGTCTCCGGCATGCATTGGGACCCGGGTCCGTCCTGGGACTGGGAGCGTTTCATGCGTCTCCTTCATGCTCCCGTGAACGGCGTTCACGGCGTAGGGCCGATCGGATCGGCGGTCACCATCACCCCCGGCTTCACCCGGAACCAGCAGACCGTGCAGGTCTGCCCAGCTGACGATCCGACGGGTGCCACGCCCGAATGCGTCGAACGGCGCCAGCCGTCGAACTTCGTCTACCTGCGCACCGCGCCCGACCGCATCGCTCCGCTCTTCGGTGACCAGGCGATTCACACGGACGGTATCGGGACCAACCGGGTCAACGACTGGGGGAGCACCGCGCAGGCAGGACAACAGTTCGTCGTCGCAGGCCGTCGGGGCGATTGGACAGCCATTTGGTACAGCGGTGACAAGGTGTGGTTCCACAACCCGCACGGACGCAACACGACCCCCGCCCGCGGCGTGACCGTGGTCAAGGTTGCCGGGGACTCGCCGGCGGCGGTGTACGGCAGCAGCTACCCGGACAAGGACGAATATCCTGCCGGGCTTTCGCCCTCCACCCAGGCTCCGCTGAGCTTCTACAGCGTCCCTGCCGGTCAGGCGTATGTCGCGACCGGTGAGGCCGCGGCCACCGACGACTACTTCCCCTCCAGCGGCAGCGTCGTGACCGGCGGCAAGAAGATGTACACCATTCAGTACAACCACCGAGTCGGGCTGGTGTACGAGTCCGACGTGACGGCAACGCCCTGA